Genomic window (Candidatus Limnocylindrales bacterium):
CCGAGCAGCCAGAATTCGGTGATCACGGCGTCGTCGGCGTGGTGAAGCGCAATCAGCTCGTTGCGCTGGTCGGGAAATGCCGTGCGGCTGGTACGGAAGTAATCGCTGACCGCCTCGGCGCCGTCGTGGATCTGATCGGTCGGGATCAGCTCGTAGCGAGGGTGGTGGAACGTCGCGAGCGTGCGGTCGAACTCGTGGACGTTCTCCGACTCCATGTGCTCGC
Coding sequences:
- a CDS encoding ester cyclase; protein product: MSEQSDRAELRAHRERIVREHMESENVHEFDRTLATFHHPRYELIPTDQIHDGAEAVSDYFRTSRTAFPDQRNELIALHHADDAVITEFWLLGTHKGPLAGIDPTGREFRCRMTAFFVFEGKNLVCERVYFDSATILRQLTS